In the Podospora pseudocomata strain CBS 415.72m chromosome 5, whole genome shotgun sequence genome, one interval contains:
- a CDS encoding hypothetical protein (EggNog:ENOG503NUZI; COG:Q) encodes MSSDKATEVPFTQFACIGTGFSGIALGATIQRWYSISPSSIQFFDSQPCVGGTWSINQYPGAACDVPSALYSFSFERNPNWTRFLPPHDELRAYLTKVAEKYNLVPRMKFNTKVTKAEWIPSPTNPRWRLTILDLETNLTSHHECQFLFSGSGQFNSPRPLDVPGIDSFQGPVIHSARWDHSVSLHDKKVVVFGNGCTAAQIVPSILSSTAHLTQIVRSKHWIYPPVDAKVSPFAKKLLASMPGATLLQRFIVYHLAEADWAGFTLTPSAASFRSRRRKMAEKYMKTTAPEKYHPLLVPEFEIGCKRRVFDSGYLECLHSEKITLTNDKAVEILPQGVKMADGRVVEADVLVLANGFETNTPTTLLPVVGTGGHTLQEHWSETFPGPEAYNCTSLHGFPNFFLLWGPNTATGHTSAVMAIENGVNFALRVIKPCLEGRASVVDVTEQAEREFVERVQEALGKTVFTSETCNSWYTARDRETGRVWNGMTYPWSQARYWWDCMMIKKGDWVYSQVENRQEEEARIVVHRFRLDGLGWAACLGWKEPEFSFGAGIGWVKVCCCCACSEDMGIGCDRTKGAELIVQTILFTHRAVCTILHINHDPPSVGHVSNHRYSCTYFTTSKALSQQPARP; translated from the exons ATGTCTTCAGACAAAGCAACCGAAGTCCCCTTCACCCAGTTCGCCTGTATCGGCACAGGCTTCTCCGGCATAGCTCTCGGGGCTACCATCCAACGATGGTACAGCATCTCGCCCTCATCCATCCAATTCTTTGACTCCCAACCGTGTGTTGGTGGGACATGGTCCATCAACCAATACCCAGGCGCAGCCTGTGACGTCCCCTCAGCTCTCTACTCCTTCAGCTTTGAGCGCAACCCAAACTGGACCAgattcctccctccccacgaTGAACTCCGCGCCTATCTCACCAAAGTCGCCGAGAAATACAACCTCGTCCCGCGCATGAAGTTCAACACCAAAGTCACCAAAGCAGAATGGATCCCCTCTCCTACCAACCCCCGATGGCGGCTGACgatcctcgacctcgaaaCCAACCTCACTTCCCACCACGAATGCCAGTTCTTGTTCTCCGGCTCAGGCCAATTCAACTCCCCCCGTCCCTTGGACGTCCCCGGAATCGACTCCTTCCAAGGTCCGGTAATCCACTCCGCCCGCTGGGACCACTCCGTCTCCCTCCACGACAAAAAAGTGGTAGTCTTTGGAAACGGCTGCACCGCCGCCCAAATcgtcccctccatcctctcctccaccgcccaccTCACCCAAATCGTCCGCTCCAAACACTGGATCTACCCCCCCGTCGACGCCAAAGTCTCCCCCTTTGCCAAAAAGCTTCTGGCAAGCATGCCCGGCGCCACGCTCCTCCAACGCTTCATAGTCTACCACCTCGCCGAGGCCGACTGGGCCGgcttcaccctcaccccctcggCGGCCTCCTTCCGGTCCAGACGCAGGAAGATGGCGGAAAAGTACATGAAAACCACCGCTCCGGAGAAataccaccccctcctcgtccccgAGTTCGAAATCGGGTGCAAGAGACGCGTCTTTGACTCCGGCTACCTGGAATGTCTCCACTCGGAAAAGATAAccctcaccaacgacaaGGCAGTCGAGATCTTACCTCAGGGGGTGAAAATGGCTGATGGacgggtggtggaggcggatgTGCTGGTCTTGGCTAATGGCTTTGAGACGAACACACCCACGACACTCTTGCCGGTTGTTGGTACGGGGGGCCATACCCTCCAGGAGCATTGGAGTGAGACATTTCCTGGTCCGGAGGCGTACAATTGCACTTCGTTGCATGGGTTTCCCAACTTCTTTTTGCTGTGGGGGCCGAATACGGCTACGGGGCATACTTCGGCTGTGATGGCGATTGAGAACGGGGTTAACTTCGCGTTGAGGGTTATCAAGCCttgtttggaggggagggcgtcggttgttgatgtgaCGGAGCAGGCCGAGAGGGAGTTTGTTGAGCGGGTTCAGGAGGCGTTGGGGAAGACGGTGTTTACGAGTGAGACTTGCAACAGTTGGTATACAGCTCGAGACAGGGagacggggagggtgtggaATGGGATGACGTATCCGTGGAGTCAGGCAAGGTATTGGTGGGATTGTATGATGATCAAGAAGGGGGATTGGGTTTATAGT CAAGTCGAGAATcgtcaagaggaggaggctcggATTGTGGTTCACCGCTTTCgccttgatggcctcgggTGGGCTGCTTGCTTGGGTTGGAAAGAACCCGAATTCTCGTTTGGCGCTGGCATTGGCTGGGTCAaggtttgctgctgttgtgccTGTTCTGAGGACATGGGGATTGGGTGTGATCGGACGAAAGGGGCTGAACTGATCGTGCAAACCATATTATTTACGCACAGAGCTGTATGTACAATATTACATATCAATCATGATCCACCGTCCGTCGGCCATGTATCGAATCACCGTTACTCATGTACATATTTTACAACCTCGAAGGCACTTTCTCAACAACCAGCTCGTCCTTGA
- a CDS encoding hypothetical protein (COG:Q; EggNog:ENOG503P171), producing MASRRENKGFHLDSLARVVRYTALNEFLALPIAGAAHFLTLDSSVKYLTALFTHANRLGVKLNPRDLNLPKIARTALTLGLVGAAYSANEFLTKWTANNWTRNKPGEWKTLDKEIVLITGASSGIGEHTAKMLLAWHKGVKIVIVDFAPMSWEPSAADASRVFYFQADLSKPEVVRSVSKRIKKKVGHPTVLINNAGLARGFSVLEGSYADVEVTIKTNLQAPFLLIKEFVPHMAKTNHGHIVTICSMSAVVPTPGIVDYSATKAGVQALHEGLALELKHRHKADKVRLTNIIPNFIRTPLLSGVPRQSQFGAPLLHVETVAETIVRQIESGYGGVVYLPGIMRYITCLRALPEWVYTYLIRNGTVNLAVGFQGRQIIDENGGLRAVKVQKAEIAEKSDRSEAPEVPEKPEKSEAAERPEKAERPERPERAERSEAGERPERAERAERSERSERSERAERAERSGRSNRAERRARNERSERSS from the exons ATGGCTAGCCGTAGAGAAAACAAGGGCTTCCACCTCGACAGCCTCGCCCGAGTCGTCCGGTACACTGCCCTTAACGAGTTTCTTGCCCTTCCCATTGCCGGCGCCGCCCACTTCCTCACGCTCGACTCCTCGGTCAAGTATCTGACCGCCCTCTTCACTCACGCCAACCGTCTCGGTGTCAAGCTCAACCCTCGCGACCTCAACCTTCCAAAGATCGCACGCACTGCCCTGAcccttggtcttgttggtgccGCCTATTCTGCCAACGAGTTCCTCACAAAATGGACCGCCAACAACTGGACGCGCAACAAGCCCGGGGAGTGGAAGACCCTCGACAAGGAGATTGTTCTCATCACTGGGGCCAGCAGCGGCATTGGCGAGCACACAGCTAAGATGCTGCTGGCCTGGCACAAGGGTGTCAAGATTGTCATCGTTGACTTTGCTCCCATGTCCTGGGAGCCATCTGCTGCCGATGCCTCTCGGGTCTTTTACTTCCAAGCCGATCTCAGCAAACCCGAGGTTGTGCGCTCTGTTTCGAAGcgcatcaagaagaaggttggcCATCCAACTGTCCTGATCAACAACGCCGGTCTTGCCCGCGGGTTCAGCGTTTTGGAAGGATCCTACGCCGACGTCGAAGTCACCATCAAGACCAACCTTCAAGCTCCGTTCCTGCTCATCAAGGAGTTCGTCCCGCACATGGCCAAGACGAACCACGGTCATATCGTTACCATCTGCTCCATGAGCGCTGTTGTTCCCACGCCGGGCATCGTCGATTACTCTGCCACCAAGGCTGGCGTTCAAGCGTTACATGAGGGCCTGGCGCTAGAACTGAAGCATAGACACAAGGCCGATAAGGTCAGATTGACCAACATTATTCCCAACTTCATCCGTACACCATTGCTGTCAGGAGTGCCCCGTCAGTCGCAATTTGGAGCGCCATTGCTTCACGTTGAGACGGTGGCCGAGACTATTGTCAGACAGATTGAGAGCGGATATGGAGGTGTTGTGTATTTACCGGGAATCATGAGATACATCACTTGTTTG AGGGCGCTTCCTGAGTGGGTGTACACATATCTCATCCGAAATGGCACAGTCAACCTCGCGGTTGGATTCCAGGGGCGACAGATCATTGACGAGAACGGAGGCTTGAGGGCCGTCAAGGTTCAGAAGGCCGAAATCGCTGAGAAGTCTGACCGATCTGAAGCACCTGAGGTGCCCGAGAAGCCCGAGAAATCCGAGGCAGCTGAGAGACCTGAGAAGGCCGAAAGACCTGAACGCCCCGAGAGAGCCGAGAGGAGCGAGGCAGGCGAGAGACCTGAGAGAGCTGAGAGGGCTGAGAGGTCTGAAAGGTCTGAAAGGTCTGAGAGGGCTGAGAGGGCTGAGAGATCCGGCAGATCGAACAGAGCCgagagaagagcaaggaaCGAGAGGTCTGAAAGATCAAGCTGA
- a CDS encoding hypothetical protein (EggNog:ENOG503P25V; MEROPS:MER0036370; COG:I) produces MAPASSKPLTLSFLGKLSLLFKLLVVAPPTLLINNLRCHLLALLRGASLKYYTLCAFNKFGLRHLTPLQLQFMKPPTVAYYKSWVRKQSIAAIKRLSTSNDTPKPEDLVLFELKVDIESLHDGQSSLLWLGHRTKAKKVVLFFHGGGYAIPMLPGHINWCHRAYLLASPGDVAVAILQYTLVPHGKYPTQLKQAAAGLDHILKAGVKPENIIFGGDSAGGNLTCSLLSHLLHPHPDAVAVSLSRPIAGAFLVSPWVSTRTDTASYKKNNGIDMLSTPTVDSACGHLLPENLTDEDRAWVMPVDLPRERQEAWFKGLDKVVSEVYITAGEQEVFLDQSVQLADVFKKVNNKLDVKVELMKSEAHDWILLEGENQHDGDATKRMRSWVRGLWGFK; encoded by the exons ATG GCGCCCGCATCATCCAAACCGCTCACCCTCTCCTTTCTAGGGAAACTTTCCCTTCTCTTCAAACTTCTCGTCGTCG CCCCTCCAACCCTCCTAATCAACAACCTCCGCTgccacctcctcgccctcctccgcgGCGCCTCCCTCAAATACTACACTCTCTGCGCCTTCAACAAATTCGGCCTCCgccacctcacccccctccaactccagTTTATGAAACCCCCCACCGTCGCCTATTACAAATCATGGGTTAGAAAGCAGTCcatcgccgccatcaagcggctctccacctccaatgACACCCCCAAACCAGAGGACCTAGTGTTATTCGAGCTCAAAGTCGACATTGAATCCCTTCACGACGGGCAATCCTCGCTCCTCTGGCTAGGCCACCGCACCAAAGCCAAAAAGGTCGTCCTTTTCTTCCACGGAGGGGGCTACGCCATCCCCATGTTACCAGGCCACATCAACTGGTGTCACCGCGCTtacctcctcgcctcccccggCGACGTCGCCGTGGCGATACTGCAGTACACCCTTGTCCCTCATGGTAAATATCCGACGCAGCTGAAGCAAGCCGCGGCAGGGTTGGATCATATCCTCAAAGCGGGGGTCAAGCCAGAAAATATCATCTTCGGTGGTGATTCCGCTGGTGGAAACCTGACTTGCTCACTCCTCTCCCACTTGCTGCACCCCCACCCAGACGCGGTGGCCGTCTCCCTTTCTCGACCTATCGCCGGCGCGTTTTTGGTGTCGCCTTGGGTGTCGACTAGGACCGATACGGCTAGTTACAAAAAGAACAACGGGATTGACATGCTGTCTACCCCCACCGTTGACTCCGCCTGTGGGCATTTGCTACCCGAAAACTTGACAGACGAGGATAGGGCGTGGGTTATGCCTGTTGATCTACCGCgggagaggcaggaggcgTGGTTCAAGGGGTTGGACAAGGTTGTTTCGGAGGTGTACATCACGGCAGGGGAACAGGAGGTTTTCTTGGATCAAAGCGTGCAGTTGGCGGACGTGTTCAAGAAGGTGAACAACAAACTCGATGTCAAGGTTGAGCTGATGAAGAGTGAGGCGCATGATTGGATtctgctggagggggagaatcagcatgatggggatgcgaccaagaggatgaggagttgggttagggggttgtgggggttTAAATAG
- a CDS encoding hypothetical protein (COG:B; EggNog:ENOG503P0BS), translated as MDPEHRNERQQKRRKISLACEPCRERKSRCDGAKPICSTCQRRSLPLHQCIYTVENARTASNEAYIRVLHERIQRLERACSENGIPTPPLDPSEEPAPDPGAGPGRRSVSVQPGPGNGLLTPAIKDHVQCTTATPLPVPHRQILDPRSPDCEGLDSLENATKITAMGTVSAEHDVNQAFEETQDEFYGSSSAASFMKEAYGSVKPHHHRVSPSLPGAGSVVTTTAAGNLRQTFAAPKADFGPLNFLQPDRFALPPRNVADYLVGRFFDRVYWLYPFFHKPTFMYAYRQLWQPVTGKEKGVPEPGLGLGSEPGAGAGSIVFHSALNTIFAIGCQFSDLSAKDRVSAIETFLERAKKFVGLDLIDMHNVGVVQSLLLMTLLLQSTPFPSRCWNSLGVAGRVAQGLGLHTEAGRRGRSELEREVRRRTWHGCVILDIIVSMTFGRPTMTDVNDLPLPSRLELVDDEWPGTLAQVDDEVTTTSRMNFFLDHIRQCHILGEILSSIYLSPKGRGAPSSSSGTTGDESPLYGLDAILELDAKLSRHEAAVCPAMSWTAPSDISGMAEVKKKIIVTQRNVLHASFLYVRLMLHRPILTQLCSNSDSGTTEPTSPVKQGPFGGNRMLYVSFAAECAKICLGSAMDLVELVSRTYQTDTTGGWWWDGLYAFTGGLAVIVAYLCPSLLDSMDQRRLERSWVLCQEILAHFASFSISAHRSLKLLQKVHGDVMARVAEQAGDTDRPVLPTPIATAATPAGQGIVLPREDGFNSAQAHHTSLDFGNGLQWEVPSNADLSMLNVTSLFNWDQPLDFFTGGLGTDNFQL; from the exons ATGGATCCCGAACACCGCAACGAGCGGCAGCAGAAGCGCCGAAAGATCTCCCTGGCGTGCGAGCCATGCCGGGAGAGAAAGTCTCGTTGCGACGGAGCCAAGCCGATCTGCTCCACCTGCCAGCGGCGGTCGCTGCCGCTGCATCAGTGTATCTACACGGTTGAGAATGCCAGGACAGCGAGCAATGAGGC GTACATCCGGGTTCTGCACGAACGCATCCAACGGCTTGAGCGGGCGTGTTCCGAGAATGGGATCCCCACTCCCCCACTTGATCCGAGCGAGGAGCCGGCTCCGGACCCGGGGGCCGGGCCGGGGAGGAGATCCGTCTCGGTCCAACCCGGGCCGGGTAACGGGCTTCTTACTCCTGCGATCAAAGACCACGTCCAATGCACCACTGCTACTCCCCTGCCTGTCCCGCATCGCCAGATCCTCGACCCACGTTCTCCCGACTGTGAAGGGCTGGACTCCCTAGAGAACGCCACGAAAATAACAGCAATGGGAACGGTAAGCGCCGAACACGACGTCAACCAAGCCTTTGAGGAGACGCAAGACGAGTTCTACGGCAGCTCGAGCGCGGCCAGTTTCATGAAGGAGGCTTACGGGAGTGTCaagcctcatcatcaccgggTGTCCCCGTCGTTGCCGGGAGCCGGATCGGTGGTCACAACAACGGCAGCGGGCAACCTCCGACAAACCTTTGCGGCGCCAAAAGCGGATTTTGGGCCCCTGAATTTCCTGCAGCCGGATCGGTTCGCCTTGCCGCCGAGGAATGTGGCTGATTACCTCGTCGGGAGGTTCTTCGACCGGGTTTATTGGCTGTATCCCTTCTTTCACAAGCCAACCTTTATGTACGCCTACCGCCAGCTCTGGCAGCCGGTTACGGGGAAGGAAAAAGGGGTGCCGGAgcctgggttggggttggggagtgaACCTGGGGCTGGGGCCGGGAGTATCGTTTTTCATTCTGCGCTCAATACTATCTTTGCGATAGGGTGTCAGTTTAGTGATTTGTCGGCCAAGGACAGGGTCAGCGCGATAGAGACTtttttggagagggcgaaGAAGTTTGTGGGGCTGGATTTGATTGATATGCATAATGTGGGTGTGGTGCAGAGTTTGTTGCTTAtgacgctgctgctgcagagTACCCCTTTTCCGAGCAGGTGCTGGAATTCGCTGGGGGTcgcggggagggtggcgcaggggttggggttgcatacggaggcggggaggagggggaggtcggagttggagagggaggtgaggaggaggacgtggCATGGGTGTGTTATTTTGGATAT TATCGTGAGCATGACGTTTGGGAGGCCGACGATGACGGATGTGAATGATCTGCCGCTGCCGTCAAGGttggagctggtggatgatgagtgGCCTGGTACACTTGCTCAGGTTGACGATGAAGTGACCACGACATCGAGGATGAACTTCTTTCTTGACCACATTCGGCAATGTCATATTCTGGGTGAGATATTGTCGAGTATCTACCTGTCACCCAAAGGCCGAGGAGCACCAAGTTCTTCGTCAGGGACCACCGGTGATGAGTCTCCGCTGTATGGGTTGGATGCCATTCTGGAGCTGGATGCCAAGTTGTCGAGACATGAGGCCGCAGTTTGCCCCGCCATGTCTTGGACAGCACCCAGTGATATTAGCGGGATGGCAGAAGTTAAGAAGAAGATTATTGTCACGCAGAGAAATGTGCTTCATGCCAG CTTTCTTTATGTACGGCTGATGCTTCATCGACCGATTCTCACCCAACTTTGCTCAAATTCAGATTCTGGAACAACAGAGCCAACCTCACCGGTGAAGCAAGGACCCTTTGGTGGAAATAGAATGCTGTATGTTTCCTTTGCAGCAGAATGTGCAAAGATTTGCTTGGGATCAGCCATGGACTTGGTCGAGTTGGTTTCCAGGACTTATCAGACAGACACAactggaggttggtggtgggatggattGT ATGCATTCACTGGTGGCCTTGCAGTTATTGTCGCTTATCTATGTCCATCCCTCCTTGATTCTATGGATCAACGCCGCCTGGAAAGATCATGGGTTCTTTGCCAGGAAATCCTGGCACACTTTGCTTCGTTCAGTATCTCTGCTCACAGGTCTCTGAAACTGCTGCAAAAGGTGCATGGTGATGTCATGGCACGCGTTGCTG AGCAAGCCGGTGACACCGACAGGCCAGTCCTTCCAACCCCGATTGCCACTGCCGCCACCCCAGCTGGCCAGGGTATCGTGTTGCCCAGGGAGGATGGCTTCAACTCAGCCCAAGCACATCATACTTCTCTGGATTTTGGAAACGGTCTCCAATGGGAAGTTCCCAGTAATGCGGACCTGAGCATGCTGAACGTGACCTCGCTCTTCAATTGGGACCAGCCTTTAGACTTCTTTACAGGTGGGTTAGGGACAGATAACTTTCAGTTGTAG
- a CDS encoding hypothetical protein (EggNog:ENOG503NXWM; MEROPS:MER0021865; COG:T), translating to MASTPNMDSDRPLSVRELTDLGLQYDFLPQLPLTRWYRAAEVVYREATHYLRDGNTPQAFMMFQRYCDLVMYKLRTHPDINLPESRPQYKTLSKRIPAIIELMESMRVEIDEYYSRWEARMRAQRRSQPPAKSTIRLVDPALSWNHASPGSILDARSNKDLAIEMANKERLRRRNATKMAPSRSSRIISEDELQRRNMEAVRNQLDRSYRTSDTNDRLQSTNYSYPSIKQSAPLSYESAPRRPSPPPARPMPPRPPKQLPEPSRPPSVSPPPRPRKELDTEAFVTTRSQSPVRPPKEALEPAPEPKRRYTFKPEKYLENGDPIRSIFLPESLRRRFLAIAEPNTRRGLEMCGLLCGANINNALFITHLVIPDQDCTENTCDTRNEADIWEFCDKEELIQIGWIHTHPTQTCFLSSRDMHTQASYQAMLSESIAIVCAPRYEPSWGVFRLTNPPGLPEMLKCRKTDPFHPHDVPGDQLYVNALQPAGHVIEADLNVDVCDLRGKT from the exons ATGGCTTCAACGCCAAACATGGACAGCGACCGGCCATTATCGGTTAGGGAGCTCACAGACCTGGGTTTGCAATATGACTTCCTgccccagctccccctcacccGGTGGTACCGGGCGGCTGAAGTTGTCTACCGGGAG GCCACCCACTACCTCCGCGATGGGAATACTCCCCAGGCCTTCATGATGTTCCAACGATACTGCGATCTCGTCATGTATAAGCTCAGAACACATCCCGACATCAACCTTCCCGAATCCCGGCCTCAATACAAGACCCTGTCCAAACGTATCCCTGCCATCATAGAGCTGATGGAATCGATGCGGGTTGAGATTGATGAATACTACAGCCGATGGGAGGCACGAATGAGGGCTCAACGCCGGTCACAACCTCCGGCAAAGAGCACAATCAGACTGGTGGATCCAGCCCTGTCTTGGAACCACGCTTCGCCGGGGAGCATATTAGATGCCAGGTCCAACAAGGATCTCGCCATCGAAATGGCCAACAAGGAAAGACTTCGGAGGAGAAATGCGACTAAGATGGCGCCCTCTCGGTCGTCTCGAATAATTTCAGAAGATGAGCTGCAGCGCAGGAATATGGAGGCAGTTCGAAATCAGTTGGACCGATCGTATAGGACATCAGACACCAATGACCGCTTGCAGTCGACCAACTATTCTTACCCTTCGATCAAGCAGTCGGCTCCTCTTTCGTACGAATCCGCTCCTCGACGCCCGAGTCCCCCCCCGGCTCGGCCCATGCCACCACGACCTCCCAAGCAACTGCCCGAGCCATCCCGTCCTCCCTCCGtttcaccccctccacggCCCAGGAAGGAACTGGACACTGAAGCATTTGTCACAACGAGGTCACAATCTCCTGTTAGACCGCCTAAAGAAGCCCTCGAGCCCGCACCTGAGCCCAAGAGAAGGTACACATTTAAACCTGAGAAGTATTTAGAGAACGGTGACCCGATCCGTTCAATCTTTTTGCCGGAGTCGCTTCGGAGACGGTTCCTCGCTATTGCCGAGCCAAATACCAGAAGAGGGCTCGAAATGTGCGGCCTCCTCTGCggcgccaacatcaacaatgCCCTTTTTATCACACACCTTGTGATACCCGATCAGGATTGTACCGAGAACACTTGTGATACCAGAAACGAAGCCGACATTTGGGAGTTTTGtgacaaggaggagttgatACAGATTGGTTGGATCCACACGCACCCGACGCAAACATGCTTCCTCAGCTCCCGCGACATGCATACGCAGGCTAGTTACCAAGCTATGTTGTCTGAGAGTATTGCCATCGTCTGCGCCCCACGATACGAACCTTCCTGGGGAGTCTTTCGGTTGACCAACCCACCGGGCCTACCGGAGATGCTGAAGTGCCGAAAGACGGATCCATTTCATCCGCACGATGTCCCGGGCGATCAACTTTACGTGAACGCCCTTCAGCCTGCCGGGCATGTCATCGAAGCGGACCTCAATGTCGACGTTTGCGATCTTCGGGGAAAGACATAG
- a CDS encoding hypothetical protein (EggNog:ENOG503PFVA), whose translation MAISLPHQRPSSPSTSKLHQALLTTLSPLTLTHTHLSLPQYHPTLLATAVTTFTKIYSCAITPSLPQLLSAILPEETLPILFDTTGALLSGLDDQAKTILYIQAVTGLVLIFEHLCKHGDITAGVVDRELRLFEQSKQKRSVLERIEEGGLLGECYTVEAVVEFIVGVIDEQEKEEVVNEVEIEQVVTNEKVDWEMGSRPYGNMGLPWGFTIMALN comes from the exons atggcgATTtcactcccccaccaaaggccatcaagcccatcaacctccaaacTCCACC AAGCCCTCCTcacaaccctctcccccttgaCCCTAACGcacacccacctctccctcccccaataccaccccaccctcctcgccaccgcGGTGACCACCTTCACCAAAATCTACTCCTGTGCGATcacaccctccctccctcagcTTTTGtccgccatcctcccagaggaaaccctccccatcctcttcgaCACAACAggcgccctcctctccggccTTGACGACCAGGCCAAAACCATTCTTTATATCCAGGCCGTCACCGGGCTAGTCCTCATCTTCGAACACCTCTGCAAACATGGGGACATCACTGCTGGCGTGGTGGATAGAGAGCTGAGGTTGTTTGAGCAGAGCAAGCAAAAGAGAAGTGTGCTGGAAAGGatcgaggaagggggtttgttgggggaGTGTTATACCgtcgaggcggtggtggagtttaTTGTGGGGGTTATTGACgagcaagaaaaagaagaggtggTGAATGAGGTTGAGATTGAGCAGGTGGTGACGAATGAGAAGGTTGactgggagatggggagcaGGCCGTATGGGAATATGGGCTTGCCGTGGGGGTTTACCATTATGGCTTTGAACTAG
- the YKE2 gene encoding Prefoldin subunit 6 (COG:O; EggNog:ENOG503P59T; BUSCO:EOG09265E8A), with amino-acid sequence MADIQRRLQALSEDYAKLQKDLQDTVTSRQKLEAQMQENFGVKQEFEKLKDGETIYKLIGPVLLKQDRTDAESTVKGRLEFIEKEITRLEGHIKETQAKMEKKKTEIIQVQTSAQAAVGAGPQAVKGRA; translated from the exons ATGGCTGATATCCAACGTCGGCTTCAGGCCCTCTCTGAGGACTACGCCAAGCTACAAAAAG ATCTCCAAGACACAGTAACGTCTCGGCAAAAGCTGGAGGCTCAGATGCAGGAGAATTTTGGCGTAAAACAG GAATtcgagaagctcaaagaCGGCGAGACCATCTACAAGCTCATCGGGCCAGTGCTCTTGAAGCAGGACAGGACAGATGCGGAGAGCACGGTGAAGGGGCGGTTGGAGTTTATTGAAAAGGAAAT CACGAGACTGGAAGGCCACATCAAGGAGACGCaggccaagatggagaagaagaagaccgagATCATTCAGGTTCAAACCAGTGCTCAGGCTGCCGTTGGTGCTGGCCCTCAGGCTGTCAAGGGGCGCGCTTAA